One Peromyscus leucopus breed LL Stock chromosome 14, UCI_PerLeu_2.1, whole genome shotgun sequence genomic window carries:
- the Churc1 gene encoding protein Churchill, with the protein MCGDCVKKEYPNRGNTCLENGSFLLNFTGCAVCNKLDFMLITNRSLKEEDGEEIVTYDHLCKNCHHVVARHEYTFSIMDEFQEYTMLCLLCGKAEDTISILPDDPRQMTLLF; encoded by the exons ATGTGTGGGGACTGTGTGAAGAAGGAGTACCCCAATCGG GGAAACACCTGTCTGGAGAATGGATCGTTCTTATTGAACTTCACAGGCTGTGCGGTGTGCAATAAGCTGGATTTTATGCTGATCACAAACAGATCCCtgaaggaggaagatggagaagaaatagTTACCTATGATC ATCTGTGTAAGAACTGTCATCATGTAGTGGCCAGACATGAGTACACCTTCAGTATCATGGATGAATTCCAG GAGTACACCATGCTGTGTCTGTTGTGTGGCAAAGCTGAAGACACTATCAGTATTCTCCCTGACGACCCCCGACAAATGACTCTGTTGTTCTAA
- the Gpx2 gene encoding glutathione peroxidase 2 — protein sequence MASYIAKSFYDLSAISLDGEKIDFNTFRGRAVLIENVASLUGTTTRDFNQLNELQCRFPRRLVVLGFPCNQFGHQENCQNEEILNSLKYVRPGGGYQPTFSLTQKCDVNGQNEHPVFAYLKDKLPYPYDDPFSLMTDPKLIMWSPVRRSDVAWNFEKFLIGPEGEPFRRYSRTFQTIHIEPDIKRLLKVAI from the exons ATGGCTTCTTACATCGCCAAGTCTTTCTATGATCTCAGTGCCATCAGCCTGGATGGCGAGAAGATAGACTTTAACACGTTCCGAGGCAGGGCAGTGCTGATTGAGAATGTCGCATCACTCTGAGGAACAACCACCCGAGACTTCAACCAGCTCAACGAATTGCAATGTCGCTTTCCCAGGCGCCTGGTGGTTCTCGGCTTCCCTTGCAACCAATTTGGACATCAG GAGAACTGTCAGAACGAGGAGATCCTGAACAGCCTCAAGTATGTCCGCCCTGGGGGTGGGTACCAGCCCACCTTCAGTCTTACTCAGAAGTGTGACGTCAACGGGCAGAATGAGCATCCCGTCTTTGCCTACCTGAAAGACAAGCTACCCTACCCTTATGATGACCCGTTCTCCCTCATGACCGATCCCAAGCTCATCATGTGGAGTCCGGTGCGCCGCTCGGATGTGGCCTGGAACTTTGAGAAGTTCCTCATAGGGCCAGAAGGAGAGCCGTTCCGCCGCTACAGCCGCACCTTCCAAACCATCCACATTGAGCCTGACATCAAACGTCTCCTCAAAGTGGCTATCTAG